The genomic DNA GCAATGTGTTCGACGAGTTCACCACCCGCTTCGCGCGAGCCGCCGCACAACTGCGCCTCGGCCACCCGCTCGACACCGAATCCCAGGTCGGCCCGGTCATCTCCGCCGCACAGCAGCAACGAGTGATCGACGCGGTCGACGCGGCCCGTGGTGCCGGGGCCACCGTCCTCACCGGCGGTCAGGTGCCGGCGCTCCCCGGAGACCTCGCCGATGGCTACTTCTATGAGCCCACTGTCGTAACCGACGTCAACCGCGAGATGGGACTCTGGCGCGAAGAGGTGTTCGGGCCCGCCGTCATCGTCACCCCCTTCGACACCGAGGACGACGCGGTGGCCCACGCCAACGACTCGGCCTACGGCCTGGGTGCCGCGGTGTGGACCGACGATCTACGCCGTGCCCACCGCACTGCTCACGCCGTGCGAGCCGGGGTGATCTGGGTCAACGACCACCACAAGAACAACCCGGCTTCGCCGTGGGGCGGGTTCGGTCAGAGCGGTTACGGCCGGGAGAACGGCATGGATTCGCTGCTTGCCTACTCCGAGGCCAAGAGCATCCTGGTGAACCTGCAGGATTCCACGCCGGACTGGTACGGCGACGACGGCCAACCGAAGCGGTACGGATGATCGCGGCGTCCAGCCGATGCCGCGCCCGCTTGCAACCCAACCCCAATCGACAAGGAACGCTTCGATGAACACCACTGTCGCCGCATCACCGGCCAAGCCTGCGATCATCGGCACCGAAGTCATCGCCGCGGTCGTCGAGGAGATCGGCGGCGAATTCAGCTGCGGCGCCATCGAACTGGATGCACTCCAACCCGACGAGGTCCGCGTCCGGATCCATGCTTCGGGCATCTGCGCCACCGATCTGGCGGTCCAGGCCGGCAAGACCCCGTTTCCGTTGCCCGGCATCCTCGGTCACGAAGGCGCAGGCACCATCGAGGAGGTCGGAACCGCCGTCACAGACTTGGCTCCGGGCGATCGCGTCGTGATGACCTTCGACTCCTGCGGGCACTGTGACTCGTGTCTGGCCGGCCGCCCCGTGCAATGCCTGAACTGGTTCGCCCTCAACATGGGTTCCGGCACCCGCCTCGACGGGTCGCTGACCACCCGCCGCGGGTCCGGACGCGCGCTCTACGGACACTTCTTCGGGCAGTCGTCGTTCGCCACCCACGCGATCTGCAGCCAGCGCAGCGTCGTCAAGATCGAGACCGACACCGACTTCGCGGTGCTCGCCCCGTTGGGCTGCAGTGGACAGACCGCCGCCGCCAGCGTCTGGAACCTGCTGCGGCCGGAACCTGGATCCAGTGTGATCGTCTACGGTGGCGGGGCCGTCGGCCTGCTGGCGGTGCTGGCCGCGCAGCTGACCCCGGCCGGCCAGATCATCGTCGTCGACCGCGTAGACAGTCGGCTTGAGCTGGCCCGCGAACTCGGCGCCACCGTCACCGTCAACGCCGGCACCGACGACGTCGCCGCCGCGGTAAACGACGCCACCAAGGGCCGCGGCGCCGACCGGGCACTGGAAACCACCGGCAACATGACCGTGCTTCGTCAGGCCGTCGACCTGCTCGCCGTCAGCGGCGTCTGCGTCGTGGTGGGCGCTCCGCCCACCGGTAGCGAAGTCGCTCTCGACGTCCAGGACATGTTGGTGCGCCACCCCACGATCATCGGTGTCAGCCAGGGCCTGGCCAGGCCCCGGCAGGTCATTCCCGCTCTGGTCGCACTGCACGAGGCGGGCCGATTCCCCGCCGAAAAGCTGATAACGGCTTTCCGTTTCGACCAGATCAACGAAGCCGTCGCTGCAGCGAAGCAGGGCGAGGTCATCAAACCCGTATTGACCATGCCCTGACGCTGTCCCGCGAGCACCGGCTCGACCGAAAACCGAAGTACCCCACTGTGAATAGGAGACGAATATGGACCTGGGACTGCAAGGAAAGCGCGCACTGATCTCGGGTGCCAGCGACGGCATCGGGCTGGCCACCGCGGAGTTGCTGGCCGAAGAAGGCGCGGATGTGGTGTTGGTGGCTCGCCGCGCCGATGCCCTGAAGGAGGCTTGTACCTCGATCTCGGCCAAGACCGGCGTCAAAGCTCTGCCCGTGGCCGCGGATCTCAGCGACAAGGCGGTGTTCGATTCGGTGATCACCAATGCCGTCGATGAACTCGGCGGCCTGGACATCTTGATCAACAATGCCGGTGCATCGTCTTTCGGTGGTTTTGGCGATATCACCGACGAGCAGTGGGTCGCCGACATCAACCTCAAGCTGTTCGGATTCATCCGCATGACCCGAGCGGCGTTGCCGCACCTGCTCAAAAATGGCATCGGGCGGATCGTCAACGTCGCGGGAAACTCCGGCAAGCAGGCGTTGGAGTACCACATGCCCGGCGCCGCCGCCAACGCCGCGATCCTGAACTTCAGCAAGTCGTTGTCGCTGCAGGTCGGAGACCAAGGCGTGATGATCAATACGGTGTGCCCGGGCCCGGTCCGGACCGCGCGGCTGGTCAAGCAGTTCGCCGCCAACGCCAAGGACTGGGATTGCACACCTGAAGAGGCCGAGCAGCGTTACCTGGAGAACTTGCCGCTGTCCTACATCCCCAGTGCCCGCGATATCGCCTACTCGGTCGTGTTCCTGGCGTCACCGCGCGCGGCCTACCTGAACGGAACCACCATCACGAACGATGGTGGAATCACCCGTGCCGTCTGAGTTTTCGGGTCCCACCGCACGGCGGGTGGCACGCATCGGGATGATCGTGCCGTCGTCGAATACCTGCCTGGAACCCACGACGTACCGGATGCTGGGGGAGCGGAC from Mycobacterium sp. DL440 includes the following:
- a CDS encoding NAD(P)-dependent alcohol dehydrogenase — its product is MNTTVAASPAKPAIIGTEVIAAVVEEIGGEFSCGAIELDALQPDEVRVRIHASGICATDLAVQAGKTPFPLPGILGHEGAGTIEEVGTAVTDLAPGDRVVMTFDSCGHCDSCLAGRPVQCLNWFALNMGSGTRLDGSLTTRRGSGRALYGHFFGQSSFATHAICSQRSVVKIETDTDFAVLAPLGCSGQTAAASVWNLLRPEPGSSVIVYGGGAVGLLAVLAAQLTPAGQIIVVDRVDSRLELARELGATVTVNAGTDDVAAAVNDATKGRGADRALETTGNMTVLRQAVDLLAVSGVCVVVGAPPTGSEVALDVQDMLVRHPTIIGVSQGLARPRQVIPALVALHEAGRFPAEKLITAFRFDQINEAVAAAKQGEVIKPVLTMP
- a CDS encoding SDR family NAD(P)-dependent oxidoreductase; protein product: MDLGLQGKRALISGASDGIGLATAELLAEEGADVVLVARRADALKEACTSISAKTGVKALPVAADLSDKAVFDSVITNAVDELGGLDILINNAGASSFGGFGDITDEQWVADINLKLFGFIRMTRAALPHLLKNGIGRIVNVAGNSGKQALEYHMPGAAANAAILNFSKSLSLQVGDQGVMINTVCPGPVRTARLVKQFAANAKDWDCTPEEAEQRYLENLPLSYIPSARDIAYSVVFLASPRAAYLNGTTITNDGGITRAV